Proteins found in one Amphiura filiformis chromosome 14, Afil_fr2py, whole genome shotgun sequence genomic segment:
- the LOC140169368 gene encoding microfibril-associated glycoprotein 4-like has protein sequence MTGRYHSPKSAICGGLDLLLIVLNISQYECYTHKRDLMPQITNILSDGLREELKQTQLLDNITATCTSAELGVPRVIDLLENQAQHLANISVIVAHEQAKQTQLLETISVALEKLLSRNFPFTARDCSGIASQGPYRSGIYTISPWDEQGSFKVYCDMDTVGGGEGWTVIQKRFDGSVDFSGGWEEYKNGFGDINGEMWLGLAKLNRLTSVGSWMLRVELTGFNDSSAYAQYDDFAIGDESTNFALTSLGKYAGTAGNAFNTKHLNMAFTTINRDNDRSSSNCARTYGGAWWYNKCYDSNLNGPYLTSAATTWNAIVWDSWKAKTALKATEMKIKLIE, from the coding sequence ATGACAGGACGTTACCACAGCCCAAAGTCGGCAATATGTGGAGGCCTAGACCTACTTCTCATAGTTCTCAACATTTCTCAATACGAATGTTACACGCACAAGAGAGATTTGATGCCTCAAATTACCAACATCCTCTCTGATGGACTACGAGAGGAATTAAAACAAACGCAACTCCTGGACAACATCACGGCGACGTGCACATCAGCAGAGTTGGGCGTTCCCAGAGTCATCGATTTGTTAGAAAATCAGGCCCAGCATCTTGCAAATATCTCGGTCATTGTTGCTCATGAGCAAGCAAAACAGACCCAACTTCTAGAGACCATTTCAGTCGCTCTCGAAAAGTTGCTATCGCGGAATTTTCCATTTACTGCACGTGACTGTTCTGGTATTGCCTCGCAGGGTCCATACCGAAGCGGAATCTACACGATCTCACCATGGGACGAACAAGGTTCTTTTAAAGTTTATTGCGATATGGACACTGTCGGAGGCGGAGAGGGATGGACTGTGATTCAGAAAAGATTTGACGGTTCTGTAGATTTCAGTGGCGGATGGGAAGAGTACAAGAATGGCTTCGGGGATATCAATGGCGAAATGTGGTTAGGACTCGCTAAGCTGAATCGTCTTACGAGCGTTGGATCGTGGATGCTCAGAGTTGAATTGACGGGCTTTAACGACAGCTCGGCTTACGCACAATATGACGATTTTGCCATTGGTGATGAATCCACTAACTTTGCGTTAACATCTCTTGGTAAATACGCGGGAACAGCCGGGAACGCATTCAACACCAAGCATCTGAACATGGCATTTACGACCATAAACAGAGACAATGACAGATCATCCAGCAATTGTGCTCGAACATATGGCGGCGCTTGGTGGTACAATAAGTGCTATGACTCTAACCTCAATGGACCGTACCTGACTTCTGCAGCGACTACTTGGAACGCTATCGTTTGGGACTCGTGGAAGGCCAAAACAGCGCTCAAAGCAACCGAAATGAAAATCAAGCTCATCGAGTAA
- the LOC140169993 gene encoding ATP synthase-coupling factor 6, mitochondrial-like → MLQHLLRLSPQAQNVTCLVLRRNLAATSALYAKGSDVHPIQKLYVDKIREYAKKSQAAGGGMVDADPTIQKELETESARLNKMYGGGDLSAFPDVKFNEIDFSETVAQK, encoded by the exons ATGTTGCAACATCTTCTCAGGCTGTCTCCCCAGGCTCAGAATGTGACCTGTCTGGTGCTGAGGCGGAACCTTGCAGCTACATCAGCCCTCTATGCCAAAGGATCAGATGTCCATCCTATACAGAAACTTTACGTGGATAAAATCAGGGAATATGCAAAGAAAAGCCA AGCTGCAGGTGGTGGAATGGTAGATGCAGACCCTACCATCCAGAAAGAATTGGAGACAGAATCAGCTAGACTAAATAAGATGTATGGCGGAGGCGATTTATCAGCATTTCCTGATGTTAAATTTAATG AAATTGATTTTTCCGAGACAGTAGCCCAAAAGTAG